Proteins encoded within one genomic window of Candidatus Thiodiazotropha endoloripes:
- a CDS encoding glycosyl transferase family protein, with protein sequence MMHPFAKYIQILGKGKNGMRPLTRSEAYEAMNMITCYDVEPEQIGAFMMLMRVKEETAEEVAGFVQALKESLPINQQAQTPAIDWAAYAGKKRQLPWFLLAALILARRGYPVLMHGMSRSDDRVYVPEALDALDMSAANSIRDAEQQLSENGFAYIPISKLSPLASQLIATRELFGLRPPLHTVVRMLNPLSAPLSLMGVFHPNFAAIHQQAAQILELKRALICKGEGGEFERIPDRAAELNGLSNGETWLESWPNLSKPGLQTKQQRLNLNHYRSVWDGEIEDQYGSLAVTGTLALVIRALGLAAEPVEAHRMAESWWQTRHQADAVFEAAS encoded by the coding sequence ATGATGCATCCGTTTGCAAAATATATTCAGATACTGGGAAAGGGTAAAAACGGCATGCGTCCTCTCACCAGGTCAGAGGCCTACGAGGCCATGAATATGATCACCTGTTACGATGTCGAACCCGAGCAGATTGGCGCGTTTATGATGCTGATGCGTGTCAAAGAGGAGACGGCTGAAGAGGTGGCAGGTTTTGTTCAGGCCTTAAAAGAGAGCTTGCCGATAAATCAACAGGCACAAACACCTGCAATCGATTGGGCAGCTTATGCCGGTAAAAAGCGCCAATTGCCCTGGTTTTTATTGGCGGCACTGATATTAGCGCGTCGCGGTTATCCGGTGTTGATGCATGGAATGAGCCGCAGTGATGACCGGGTGTATGTTCCAGAAGCGCTGGATGCGCTTGATATGAGCGCTGCGAACTCGATTCGGGATGCAGAACAGCAGCTTTCTGAAAACGGATTTGCCTACATACCGATCAGTAAATTATCCCCACTTGCCTCACAATTGATCGCCACACGTGAACTGTTTGGTCTACGTCCTCCACTACACACTGTGGTTAGAATGTTGAATCCACTCTCAGCGCCACTCAGTCTAATGGGTGTTTTTCACCCTAATTTTGCAGCCATACATCAGCAGGCGGCCCAAATTCTTGAGCTAAAGCGTGCTCTGATCTGTAAAGGGGAGGGTGGTGAGTTTGAACGTATTCCTGACCGAGCAGCAGAATTGAATGGTCTGTCCAATGGTGAAACTTGGTTGGAAAGCTGGCCAAATTTGAGTAAACCAGGGTTACAGACCAAACAACAGCGTCTCAATTTAAACCACTACAGATCAGTCTGGGACGGAGAAATTGAAGATCAGTACGGTAGTTTGGCTGTTACTGGAACACTGGCTTTGGTCATACGTGCTCTGGGGCTCGCAGCGGAACCGGTTGAGGCCCATCGGATGGCAGAATCCTGGTGGCAGACTAGACACCAAGCTGATGCGGTGTTTGAGGCTGCATCATGA
- a CDS encoding 4Fe4S-binding leucine-rich repeat protein, with protein MTQNKVDVPTADCSSCPHKEDRLKSGRCNPGDICVRAMSGRQIARFFQLNPDLAEVYAGDEFWERRAIAARYLSQQRLLQMLDDPDEVVRRVLAYRIPIDRLEPLISDPDREVRITVADRLPLELLEKMVLDEDYMVRHTVAKRLIPGRLFRMILDSDREVRKTVAMRLPLESIGLMINDTAAEVRLVVAERIDVEAVSPLLTDPDWRVRLIACQRAPYELLPQMLEDEDEDVRLVAKTRITNQQE; from the coding sequence GACACAGAACAAGGTTGATGTTCCTACAGCTGATTGTAGTAGCTGTCCGCATAAAGAAGACAGATTGAAGTCAGGTCGTTGTAATCCCGGTGATATCTGCGTGCGTGCAATGAGTGGTAGACAGATTGCCCGCTTTTTTCAGCTCAATCCAGACCTGGCTGAAGTCTATGCGGGGGATGAGTTTTGGGAAAGGAGGGCTATAGCTGCCCGTTACTTATCCCAACAGCGCCTTCTGCAAATGCTCGATGACCCAGATGAAGTGGTGCGCAGAGTTCTAGCCTACAGAATCCCCATCGATCGCTTGGAACCGTTGATCAGTGATCCTGATCGAGAGGTTAGGATAACAGTTGCTGACAGACTGCCATTGGAACTTCTGGAAAAGATGGTCTTGGATGAGGACTACATGGTTCGGCATACAGTCGCCAAACGTCTGATTCCCGGCAGATTGTTTCGGATGATCCTCGATAGTGACAGGGAAGTACGCAAAACTGTGGCTATGCGTCTGCCACTGGAGAGTATCGGTTTGATGATCAATGATACGGCAGCGGAAGTACGTTTGGTTGTCGCCGAACGTATTGACGTAGAAGCTGTTTCACCGCTACTGACCGATCCAGACTGGCGGGTGCGTTTGATCGCTTGCCAACGAGCACCTTACGAACTGTTGCCGCAGATGCTTGAAGATGAAGACGAAGATGTAAGGCTTGTAGCAAAAACACGAATTACAAACCAACAGGAATAG